The following are encoded together in the Rhizobium brockwellii genome:
- a CDS encoding helix-turn-helix domain-containing protein — MEQVFSSVKVAGGRDFPSVARSLFGNVRLDFQSGDEDQSRLLSAMLGTCRLTLLEADTHTVFGERVTLGSDSPDSIKLVFQTHGYSSLNQNGRSVPVGAGASIMYDPSRPYVLTNRTAVRLLLLQLPRRALPVQAVNRLMEPFVAMPEHAGMQRILLSLMDSTIREIGRLDDMARASLGQTMIELVRTMIGVDPQRDRSSAHSLDLLRRRVKDFVSDHISRPDLDVGMIARRMGCSIRYVYRAFEAEGATPADYIWSLRLERAASRLRDAACRPGEISEIAFALGFSSSAHFSRAFRGRYALSPSDWRKGGPA; from the coding sequence ATGGAACAGGTTTTCTCATCCGTTAAAGTTGCAGGGGGAAGGGATTTTCCGAGCGTTGCCCGCAGCTTGTTCGGCAATGTGCGGCTCGATTTTCAATCGGGTGACGAAGATCAAAGCCGGCTGTTGTCGGCAATGCTCGGCACCTGCCGCCTGACGCTGCTGGAAGCCGATACGCACACGGTTTTTGGCGAGCGCGTGACCCTCGGCTCGGACTCTCCCGATTCCATCAAGTTGGTTTTCCAGACACATGGCTATTCGTCCCTCAACCAAAATGGCCGTAGCGTTCCAGTCGGCGCCGGCGCGAGCATCATGTATGATCCAAGCCGTCCCTATGTGCTGACCAACAGAACGGCTGTCCGCCTGCTTCTCCTGCAATTGCCGCGTCGCGCGCTTCCAGTTCAAGCGGTCAACCGGCTGATGGAGCCATTTGTCGCCATGCCTGAACATGCGGGGATGCAGCGCATCCTGCTTTCGCTGATGGATTCGACAATCCGGGAGATCGGCAGGTTGGACGACATGGCGCGTGCCAGCCTCGGCCAGACGATGATCGAGCTCGTTCGCACCATGATCGGCGTCGATCCGCAGCGGGATCGATCAAGCGCCCATTCCCTTGACCTGCTGCGACGGCGTGTGAAGGACTTTGTCTCGGACCACATCTCGCGGCCAGATCTCGATGTCGGCATGATCGCGCGCCGTATGGGTTGTTCCATTCGCTACGTCTATCGTGCATTTGAGGCCGAGGGCGCGACGCCGGCCGACTATATCTGGAGCCTGCGGCTGGAACGAGCCGCGTCCCGACTACGGGACGCTGCATGTCGCCCGGGCGAAATATCGGAGATTGCCTTTGCGCTTGGGTTTTCTTCGAGCGCGCATTTCTCCCGGGCGTTTCGTGGCCGCTATGCGCTTTCGCCCTCCGATTGGAGAAAGGGCGGCCCGGCGTGA
- a CDS encoding nuclear transport factor 2 family protein, translating to MRTAYEVVKAHYDANARRDMDGMLADIAADCRWTEMDGFPCAGTYVGPQEVFKNVFFALGEAFDGYTFALERLLDAGSDVIGIGNYAGTYRQTGKSFKARVVHVWSVADGKIRRFEQFTDTLRVADAMR from the coding sequence ATGCGCACAGCCTATGAAGTCGTGAAGGCACACTACGACGCCAACGCGCGCCGGGATATGGACGGCATGCTTGCCGACATCGCCGCCGATTGCCGATGGACGGAAATGGATGGCTTTCCCTGTGCCGGCACCTATGTCGGTCCGCAAGAGGTTTTCAAAAACGTTTTCTTCGCACTCGGAGAAGCCTTCGACGGCTATACGTTCGCGCTGGAACGCCTGCTGGATGCAGGCAGCGACGTGATCGGAATCGGTAATTATGCCGGGACTTACAGACAGACCGGCAAGTCCTTCAAGGCGCGTGTCGTTCACGTCTGGAGCGTCGCAGACGGCAAGATCCGGCGCTTCGAACAATTCACCGACACGCTGCGTGTAGCGGACGCGATGCGATAA
- a CDS encoding MoaF C-terminal domain-containing protein produces MNQNPKDWKTYDQFAYGIDANRLPATNALSGSSHAIAFDDGRKLQLTFHDDNVQWSDGDDSATDKVEVIEVAPDTFFVEVIFAGRPKEAETLILNVSSRRVLSIYSIVREKEQSVGEPQVAQIFRPGILEGGAVSGPVPAESRDLIGLRAHFTYSPNHVYEHTYLSSQRYAWQCLVGVQRGHGDVDLTTTYKFDDDQYIFTFREFKIAVASTFFYNFKDMRSTGKFLGITGDGHIQNSPAGAFIRKASVTYYLPGQEPV; encoded by the coding sequence ATGAACCAGAATCCGAAAGACTGGAAAACCTACGATCAGTTCGCGTACGGGATCGACGCGAACCGCCTGCCGGCGACGAATGCCCTTTCCGGCTCATCCCACGCGATCGCCTTTGACGACGGACGCAAGCTTCAACTCACCTTCCACGATGACAATGTGCAATGGTCGGACGGCGATGACAGCGCAACCGACAAGGTCGAAGTCATCGAGGTTGCGCCCGACACCTTCTTCGTCGAAGTCATTTTCGCGGGTCGACCCAAAGAAGCCGAGACCTTGATCCTGAACGTTTCCAGCCGCCGCGTTCTCTCGATCTATTCGATTGTTCGCGAAAAGGAGCAATCCGTCGGAGAGCCGCAGGTGGCGCAGATTTTCCGACCCGGTATTCTCGAAGGCGGCGCAGTCAGCGGACCGGTGCCCGCCGAAAGCCGGGATCTGATCGGGCTAAGGGCGCATTTCACCTATAGCCCGAACCACGTCTACGAACATACCTATCTCTCGTCGCAACGCTATGCATGGCAATGCCTTGTCGGCGTGCAACGCGGGCACGGTGACGTCGACCTGACGACCACCTACAAGTTCGACGATGATCAGTACATCTTCACCTTCCGCGAATTCAAGATCGCTGTCGCCTCGACATTCTTCTACAATTTCAAGGATATGCGTTCGACAGGCAAATTCCTTGGTATCACTGGTGATGGCCATATCCAGAACAGCCCGGCCGGCGCCTTCATCCGCAAGGCGTCGGTGACCTACTATCTCCCCGGGCAGGAACCAGTTTGA
- a CDS encoding SDR family NAD(P)-dependent oxidoreductase: MRFKNKTALITGGGTGIGAAVARRIRFEGGNVTLVGRRPDPLHAVAEEIGATVVVADAADGASMKAAALAVAEQFGSLDILVANAGGHGVGPTVSMSDETWDLATRLNLNTAFVSARETLPHLIESKGNIVVLASIAGLFAGPDAAGYVTMKHACIGLAKSLARDYGRLGVRTNTVCPGWVTTAMADEQMEFIMEKFKLKSIEDAYALVTKDVPLGCPATPEDVANAVCFLASAEAAMVNGAILTVDGGAGTVDLPTLAFT; this comes from the coding sequence ATGCGCTTCAAGAACAAGACGGCCTTGATTACGGGCGGGGGAACGGGAATTGGTGCGGCGGTCGCCCGCCGGATTCGATTTGAAGGTGGGAATGTCACGCTCGTGGGGCGACGTCCCGATCCACTCCACGCAGTTGCCGAAGAGATCGGAGCCACGGTCGTTGTCGCCGATGCAGCCGACGGCGCCAGCATGAAGGCCGCCGCCCTTGCCGTCGCCGAGCAGTTCGGCAGCCTGGATATTCTCGTGGCCAATGCCGGCGGCCATGGTGTCGGCCCTACTGTCAGCATGTCAGACGAGACTTGGGATCTGGCGACCAGGCTCAACCTCAACACGGCCTTCGTCAGTGCGCGCGAAACGCTGCCGCATTTGATCGAGAGCAAAGGTAATATCGTCGTGCTTGCCTCGATCGCGGGGCTTTTTGCCGGTCCGGATGCCGCAGGCTACGTCACCATGAAACATGCTTGTATCGGCCTGGCGAAGTCGCTGGCTCGGGATTACGGCCGCCTCGGCGTGAGGACCAACACCGTTTGCCCCGGCTGGGTGACGACGGCGATGGCCGACGAGCAGATGGAATTCATCATGGAAAAATTCAAGCTGAAGAGCATCGAGGACGCTTATGCCCTTGTGACGAAGGACGTGCCGCTTGGCTGTCCCGCAACGCCGGAAGATGTCGCCAATGCAGTCTGCTTCCTGGCCTCGGCGGAAGCCGCAATGGTCAACGGCGCCATCCTGACGGTCGACGGCGGAGCCGGGACTGTCGATCTGCCCACGCTCGCATTCACCTGA
- a CDS encoding GGDEF domain-containing protein, with amino-acid sequence MRRIVEKSILTGLLSVFASLALSFIIVPLLGGQVAGAGLFMTIFCPLAISIPASALHFAQSEKVRRAEAATKEALNKLADAYDALRVQSRADGLTGILTRSAFMEDLDATSQRGISGALLFLDLDYFKSINDRYGHATGDEALRCTGRILARYQGQSDFAGRLGGEEFGLFQSNLTAAEMLMRCEEIREEIARIDLRSPSGSKVRISASIGVFLCQPGFHPHSCLKAADENLYQAKASGRNMVIG; translated from the coding sequence ATGCGTCGTATTGTCGAAAAGTCTATTTTAACTGGACTGCTCTCAGTGTTCGCCTCACTGGCTCTTTCGTTCATCATTGTTCCACTGTTGGGCGGGCAGGTGGCAGGCGCTGGCCTGTTCATGACCATCTTTTGCCCACTGGCGATATCGATCCCGGCTTCGGCGCTGCATTTTGCTCAGTCGGAGAAAGTCCGACGCGCAGAAGCTGCGACAAAAGAGGCTTTGAACAAGCTCGCGGACGCTTATGATGCCCTTCGCGTCCAATCTCGCGCCGATGGCCTGACGGGCATTCTCACTCGCAGCGCCTTCATGGAAGACCTAGACGCGACCAGTCAACGCGGTATATCCGGCGCCTTGCTGTTTCTGGACCTGGACTATTTCAAGTCGATCAATGACCGATATGGTCATGCAACCGGCGATGAAGCTCTTCGCTGCACCGGTCGTATCCTCGCCCGTTACCAAGGACAGTCAGATTTCGCAGGACGCCTCGGGGGCGAAGAGTTCGGTCTGTTTCAAAGCAATTTGACTGCTGCCGAGATGCTTATGCGCTGCGAGGAAATTCGGGAAGAGATCGCGCGTATTGATCTGCGGTCTCCGTCAGGTTCGAAAGTGCGGATATCGGCGAGTATCGGTGTGTTTCTTTGCCAGCCGGGGTTTCATCCCCACTCTTGCTTGAAAGCCGCGGACGAAAACCTTTATCAGGCTAAAGCCTCGGGTAGAAACATGGTCATCGGGTAG
- a CDS encoding I78 family peptidase inhibitor yields the protein MTGLPDQDFNTLPSTSPGPCTAGLTVGRKREKSILHAVPVLAVLVFVSAVPALVACSAGTTSKVTSGRCDAAAAQTLIGKSKPTDEEARRITGATIARQIAPGQPVTHDYRAARVTLETDSASGRVVRATCG from the coding sequence GTGACTGGACTACCTGATCAAGATTTCAACACACTCCCCAGCACTAGTCCCGGCCCATGCACCGCTGGACTAACCGTCGGCAGGAAGCGGGAAAAATCAATACTGCATGCAGTCCCTGTTCTAGCTGTTCTGGTATTCGTGAGCGCAGTTCCGGCGTTGGTGGCGTGTTCAGCTGGCACAACGTCTAAAGTTACAAGTGGCCGATGCGATGCCGCGGCCGCCCAAACACTCATTGGAAAGTCCAAGCCGACCGACGAGGAAGCCAGGCGGATAACCGGAGCAACAATTGCGCGTCAGATCGCACCCGGGCAGCCCGTTACACATGATTACAGAGCCGCCCGAGTCACCCTCGAGACCGATTCTGCCTCTGGCCGGGTGGTGAGAGCCACCTGCGGATGA
- a CDS encoding Gfo/Idh/MocA family protein, with translation MTLKIGWIGCGVHATQMLLPQLVRHDVQIAALCDIDGKRLADAGRQFGVQALAGDVETLLRTPGLDAVGMAVGPDQHLAFGKAALERGLGVFMEKPPSGTAAGARELRAASERANKPLLVGFMKRYSVGNKIAANIVKSGRFGDVLGLTGYYMTAPGYFAGNVDYTGFFLHHCVHYMDLVSFLVSPVRSISARKVEKTPGRVLFHVAFEFECGAIGNIAMGTIQSRGTPVERIELMGDHQRIEVEDVIEVRWHRSPPFKIDDPAATLADDVDTLTWKPNFTAAANEDPKGYYSLLADVVPALGGAQTAAPTIADGVIAMERLETMRRELSL, from the coding sequence ATGACATTGAAAATTGGTTGGATCGGGTGCGGCGTCCACGCTACCCAGATGCTGCTTCCCCAACTCGTTCGCCATGACGTCCAGATTGCGGCGCTCTGCGATATCGACGGTAAACGGCTTGCCGATGCGGGACGGCAGTTCGGCGTCCAGGCATTGGCCGGCGATGTCGAAACGCTGCTTCGCACCCCCGGCCTCGATGCCGTCGGCATGGCTGTCGGACCCGATCAACATCTCGCCTTCGGCAAGGCAGCGCTCGAACGCGGCCTTGGCGTCTTCATGGAAAAGCCGCCGTCGGGCACGGCAGCGGGCGCGCGCGAACTTCGCGCCGCATCCGAAAGAGCTAATAAGCCGCTCCTTGTCGGCTTTATGAAGCGCTATTCGGTCGGCAACAAAATCGCCGCCAATATCGTCAAATCAGGCCGTTTCGGCGACGTTCTGGGCCTGACCGGCTATTACATGACGGCGCCCGGCTACTTCGCAGGCAATGTCGATTATACCGGGTTCTTCCTGCATCATTGCGTGCACTATATGGACCTCGTCTCCTTCCTCGTCTCGCCCGTGCGCTCTATCTCGGCGCGCAAGGTGGAAAAGACACCGGGCCGCGTTCTCTTCCATGTCGCCTTCGAATTCGAGTGCGGCGCCATTGGCAACATCGCGATGGGTACCATCCAGTCTCGGGGTACGCCGGTCGAGCGCATCGAACTGATGGGCGACCATCAGCGTATCGAGGTCGAGGATGTCATCGAGGTCCGTTGGCATCGCAGCCCGCCCTTCAAGATCGACGATCCGGCCGCGACGCTTGCGGACGACGTCGATACCCTGACCTGGAAGCCGAACTTCACGGCTGCCGCGAATGAAGATCCGAAGGGTTATTATTCGCTGCTCGCCGATGTCGTCCCGGCACTTGGCGGGGCTCAGACCGCAGCACCGACCATTGCCGACGGCGTCATCGCCATGGAGCGGCTGGAGACCATGCGGCGCGAGCTAAGCCTGTGA
- a CDS encoding sugar phosphate isomerase/epimerase family protein, which translates to MNPIGLISMQYARPFTAEHFPLFARMRQHGYDFVELLVPEVGEIDMKEARKALDDVGLGVVLAARVNLQRNLSSVEGDAHRAGIDYLKYTVDCAKALGAQIVGGPLTGNPLVFAGRPPQPVAEEERLARKRRCVAGLREAGDYAKAAGILLAVEPLNRFESDVLCTTQQAIELLDAVDHPAIQLMLDTFHMHMEESSIAEAILLGGSRIVHFQANENHRGFPGTGATDWVSVCRALHAVGYKGPISLEPFRRADDRFGVPFAQWRPPHEDESDRLSASSAFIKSHLTLTEYRR; encoded by the coding sequence ATGAACCCGATCGGGTTGATCTCCATGCAATATGCAAGGCCTTTCACGGCCGAGCATTTCCCGCTCTTTGCGCGCATGCGCCAACACGGCTACGATTTCGTCGAGCTGCTGGTTCCCGAAGTCGGCGAGATCGACATGAAGGAGGCGCGCAAGGCTCTGGACGACGTGGGGCTTGGCGTCGTGCTGGCGGCACGCGTCAACCTGCAGCGCAATCTGTCTTCGGTTGAGGGAGACGCCCATCGCGCCGGCATCGACTACCTGAAATATACGGTCGATTGTGCCAAGGCGCTTGGCGCGCAAATCGTCGGAGGCCCGCTGACGGGCAATCCCCTGGTCTTTGCCGGCCGCCCGCCCCAGCCCGTGGCGGAAGAAGAACGCCTTGCCCGCAAGCGGCGCTGCGTGGCAGGCCTGCGCGAGGCCGGCGATTATGCCAAGGCCGCCGGCATTCTGCTGGCCGTCGAGCCCCTCAACCGGTTCGAGAGCGACGTGCTGTGCACGACGCAGCAGGCCATCGAACTGCTCGATGCCGTGGACCACCCCGCGATCCAACTGATGCTCGATACCTTCCATATGCACATGGAGGAAAGCTCGATAGCCGAGGCCATTCTTCTTGGCGGCAGCAGGATCGTGCATTTCCAGGCGAACGAGAACCATCGCGGCTTTCCGGGAACCGGCGCAACGGACTGGGTCTCGGTCTGCCGCGCCCTGCATGCGGTTGGCTACAAGGGGCCGATATCCCTTGAGCCCTTCCGCCGCGCAGACGATCGGTTCGGTGTTCCCTTCGCGCAATGGCGCCCGCCGCATGAGGATGAAAGCGATCGTCTCAGCGCTTCCAGTGCCTTCATCAAGTCTCATCTCACACTGACGGAATATCGCCGATGA
- a CDS encoding carbohydrate ABC transporter permease, translating to MSKPSTLRRILTTDLPVLLIVIFAMAPFAWMILTSLTPTAVLSATGVSISPSGWSFDNYVRLIEQTSFLKNMLDSLIIAVGTVVVGLLVSVTAAYAFSRFRFAGRKAFMLQFLLINMFPIVLLILPLFVLFRKLNILDTHFALILANATAAIPFAVWMLTSYVGAIPRSLDEAAMTDGCTRLTALRRVVLPLMMPGIISTGIYIFITAWNEYLYALTLGGKNVRPVTVAIQTLIGEYQIEWGLLAAGAVVGALPATLLFLLVQRRLIGGLTQGAVKG from the coding sequence ATGAGCAAACCCAGCACCTTACGCCGCATCCTGACGACCGATCTGCCCGTTCTCCTGATCGTGATCTTCGCCATGGCGCCCTTTGCCTGGATGATCTTGACATCGCTGACTCCAACGGCAGTTCTCAGTGCCACAGGCGTTTCCATTTCGCCCTCGGGCTGGAGCTTTGACAATTACGTCCGCCTGATCGAACAGACGTCATTTCTGAAGAACATGCTGGACAGCCTGATCATCGCTGTGGGCACCGTCGTTGTCGGACTGCTGGTTTCGGTTACAGCAGCTTATGCCTTCTCGCGCTTTAGGTTTGCAGGACGCAAAGCGTTCATGCTGCAGTTTCTGTTGATCAACATGTTCCCAATCGTGCTTCTGATCCTGCCGCTCTTCGTGCTGTTTCGAAAGCTCAACATCCTCGACACGCATTTCGCGCTGATCCTCGCCAATGCGACGGCGGCCATTCCCTTTGCCGTCTGGATGCTGACGAGCTATGTCGGCGCAATCCCCAGGAGCCTCGACGAAGCGGCGATGACGGACGGGTGCACGCGGTTGACGGCATTGCGCCGCGTCGTGCTGCCGCTGATGATGCCCGGCATCATCTCCACCGGCATTTACATCTTCATCACCGCCTGGAACGAATATCTCTATGCTCTGACGCTCGGCGGCAAGAACGTTCGCCCCGTGACCGTCGCCATCCAGACGCTGATCGGCGAATACCAGATCGAATGGGGCCTGCTTGCCGCCGGCGCCGTCGTGGGGGCCCTGCCGGCGACGCTTCTTTTCCTTCTCGTTCAACGCCGCCTGATCGGCGGGTTGACCCAGGGTGCCGTAAAAGGATGA
- a CDS encoding carbohydrate ABC transporter permease has product MPYWLLAPAVCVTAVIVFLPMIQAVFTSFYDLVLFKPNASRFVGFGNYVKLFNDPVFWSALWNTVIWIGLTVPLQMGLGLLTALLLNREFPWRGLARALVIIPWALPSVVIALMWRWIYDPNTGVLNDILLYLHVVQTAVPWLADPGVALYAIIATLTWQGFPFFAVMILAGLQGIPKSQYEAASIDGASAWRQFVHITLPGIGPVLATAGLLRVIWVANSMDVIFVMTGGGPGYATHTLPLYAFIKARQNLDFGYGTTIAVTFTLLLGAFVAVYLARTMREVER; this is encoded by the coding sequence ATGCCCTATTGGCTGCTGGCACCGGCTGTTTGCGTCACCGCTGTGATCGTCTTCCTGCCGATGATCCAGGCCGTTTTCACAAGCTTCTACGATCTCGTCCTGTTCAAGCCGAATGCAAGCCGCTTTGTCGGATTCGGCAATTACGTCAAACTGTTCAACGACCCTGTCTTCTGGAGCGCCCTGTGGAACACGGTGATCTGGATCGGCCTGACGGTGCCGCTGCAAATGGGCCTTGGCCTCCTCACAGCGCTGCTTCTCAACCGCGAATTTCCCTGGCGCGGACTGGCGCGCGCTCTTGTCATCATTCCCTGGGCGCTGCCGAGCGTCGTCATCGCGCTGATGTGGCGTTGGATCTACGATCCGAACACCGGCGTCCTCAACGATATCCTGCTCTACCTGCACGTGGTCCAGACGGCAGTGCCGTGGCTTGCCGATCCGGGCGTCGCGCTTTACGCCATCATCGCTACCCTCACTTGGCAGGGTTTCCCTTTCTTCGCGGTGATGATCCTCGCCGGGCTTCAGGGCATTCCGAAAAGCCAGTATGAAGCCGCCTCGATCGATGGCGCGTCCGCCTGGCGGCAATTCGTGCACATCACCTTGCCGGGTATCGGCCCGGTTCTGGCGACGGCCGGCCTGCTGCGGGTAATCTGGGTCGCCAATTCGATGGACGTGATTTTCGTCATGACCGGCGGCGGGCCAGGCTATGCCACCCATACGCTGCCGCTCTACGCCTTCATCAAGGCGCGTCAGAATCTGGACTTCGGCTACGGCACCACCATCGCCGTCACCTTCACCCTTTTGCTCGGCGCTTTCGTCGCGGTCTATCTTGCCCGCACCATGCGCGAGGTTGAACGATGA
- a CDS encoding ABC transporter substrate-binding protein: MKLLRKLALGAAMAASLALNSAQAAETVRFWYHFDNPANPMSDLVAKFEKANPDIKIEAENVPWNSYYDNLYTALVGGSAPDAAMVKLFAQPRLLEMGALEPIGDRIDAWQGKADLLDNLLELNKGADGQQYYLPIQYVVLYLYYRADLFEAAGLKPPTTCEDFREAAIKLTKAPDTYGFGLRGGKGGWDQWGAFVFSKGAELKPGGLTTPEAVAANQWLIDLFQKDKVIPPSAPNDGFQEIIAAFKTGKTAMTIHHIGSSKDLVAALGDKVSAVPVPKCGGKQWTSYGDESLAVFSSSSVKDASWKWISFLAEGENNVAFNTATGQMTVTKSGAANWKLHERRFVDATVQSLPFAHVLPQSSGTSEFVNTAWQTAMQQSLTGQTTSQQMMEQLNTLFAE, from the coding sequence ATGAAACTTTTGAGGAAACTGGCCTTGGGCGCGGCGATGGCTGCCTCCCTTGCGCTCAATTCGGCACAGGCGGCAGAGACAGTCCGCTTCTGGTACCATTTCGACAACCCCGCAAACCCGATGTCCGATCTGGTGGCCAAATTCGAAAAAGCCAATCCCGACATCAAGATCGAGGCCGAAAACGTTCCGTGGAACAGCTATTACGACAATCTTTACACGGCCCTTGTCGGCGGCAGCGCACCGGATGCGGCCATGGTCAAACTTTTCGCGCAGCCGCGCCTTCTTGAAATGGGCGCGCTGGAGCCGATCGGCGACCGCATAGACGCGTGGCAGGGCAAGGCAGATCTTCTCGACAATCTGCTCGAACTGAACAAGGGCGCCGATGGCCAGCAATATTACCTGCCGATCCAGTATGTGGTGCTCTACCTCTATTACCGCGCCGATCTGTTTGAAGCAGCCGGTCTCAAGCCGCCGACGACTTGCGAAGATTTCCGCGAGGCGGCGATCAAGCTGACCAAGGCGCCCGACACCTACGGCTTCGGCCTGCGTGGGGGCAAGGGTGGCTGGGATCAGTGGGGGGCTTTCGTATTTTCGAAAGGCGCCGAACTGAAGCCCGGCGGCCTGACGACGCCTGAAGCCGTGGCCGCCAATCAATGGCTGATCGACCTGTTCCAGAAAGACAAGGTCATTCCGCCATCCGCACCGAATGACGGTTTCCAGGAAATCATCGCCGCCTTCAAAACCGGCAAGACGGCGATGACGATCCATCATATCGGCTCGTCCAAGGATCTGGTTGCCGCTCTGGGCGACAAGGTTTCGGCGGTACCGGTGCCGAAATGCGGCGGCAAGCAGTGGACGTCCTATGGCGACGAGTCGCTTGCCGTCTTCTCGTCGTCCTCGGTCAAGGATGCATCCTGGAAATGGATCTCGTTCCTGGCGGAAGGCGAAAACAATGTCGCCTTCAACACCGCGACCGGCCAGATGACCGTGACGAAAAGCGGAGCAGCCAATTGGAAGCTTCACGAACGCCGCTTCGTCGACGCTACTGTGCAGTCCCTGCCCTTTGCCCACGTCCTGCCCCAGAGTTCCGGCACGTCCGAATTCGTGAACACTGCCTGGCAGACGGCGATGCAGCAGTCCCTGACCGGTCAGACCACGTCGCAGCAGATGATGGAGCAGCTCAACACGCTCTTTGCGGAGTAA
- a CDS encoding alpha/beta hydrolase, whose amino-acid sequence MSAVAADPGVLSAEMQALWARVAADTGPQTDPTLLPAADGRAQSARNNTRWNVNLPPMEVDRQVWVAAESGLGSHPCRMRILSPANAEGGVIFFVHGGGFAFCSPETHERFARVLAEEARMSIVMPDYRLAPENPFPAGLLDTVACLRAVLDGKIEGVDCRPLLIAGDSAGANLALAAILHELRDDRALPDGGLLFYGCYRCDLSGESYRRFENGPGLTTERMRRYWNWYAGDQAIASDELACPLVATDDALSRLPPLYLMAAGVDPLFSDTMALHARLVALHRNDHIDIVAGVTHGFLQNTNELEAAREALRSAGAAARALKNST is encoded by the coding sequence GTGAGTGCGGTCGCGGCAGATCCCGGAGTACTGTCGGCTGAGATGCAGGCCCTGTGGGCAAGGGTTGCTGCCGACACGGGTCCGCAGACCGATCCGACACTCCTGCCTGCTGCCGATGGCCGTGCGCAGTCGGCACGCAACAACACGCGCTGGAACGTCAACCTGCCGCCGATGGAGGTAGACAGGCAGGTGTGGGTCGCCGCCGAGAGCGGCCTTGGTTCTCACCCGTGCCGCATGCGTATCCTTTCGCCGGCGAATGCCGAAGGCGGCGTCATATTTTTCGTGCATGGCGGCGGTTTTGCCTTCTGCAGTCCAGAAACACATGAACGTTTCGCGCGCGTCCTGGCCGAGGAAGCGCGCATGAGCATCGTCATGCCGGATTATCGGTTGGCGCCGGAAAACCCCTTCCCGGCCGGGCTGCTTGATACGGTCGCATGTCTTCGGGCCGTGCTGGATGGCAAAATCGAGGGTGTCGATTGCCGACCTCTTCTTATCGCGGGCGATTCCGCTGGCGCCAATCTGGCGCTTGCCGCAATCCTGCATGAATTGCGCGACGACCGCGCCCTTCCTGACGGCGGCCTGCTGTTTTACGGCTGTTATCGGTGCGATCTCTCCGGCGAGTCCTATCGCCGCTTCGAAAACGGACCCGGCCTGACGACGGAGCGGATGCGACGCTATTGGAATTGGTACGCAGGCGATCAGGCAATCGCGTCCGATGAACTTGCCTGTCCGCTGGTGGCAACGGACGACGCGCTGTCGAGGTTGCCGCCCCTCTATTTGATGGCTGCGGGGGTCGATCCGCTCTTTTCAGATACGATGGCGCTTCATGCGCGCCTCGTGGCGCTGCATCGCAATGATCACATCGACATCGTTGCTGGGGTCACGCACGGCTTTCTGCAAAACACCAATGAGCTTGAGGCAGCGCGGGAGGCGTTGCGCTCGGCCGGTGCAGCGGCGAGGGCTTTGAAGAACAGCACGTGA
- a CDS encoding GntR family transcriptional regulator yields the protein MAYFSPRPTVTKPPKASVAFNALKRDIMLGNLAAGTGLTELELAAYFQCSQGTVREALLQLQEEGLVRRQGHRGTQVSECTADEAVEMFRLRTHIECSGLPRTMRSPGKALIADLNAMLDDMVAAAESDDELHLAAIDRDFHRRILEAADLPALDPILHRCLVHNHRFKISRSRSARDLRATALRHRSIIDAIESGDIANATAVMRHHIATIVDLGPDVFPDANQ from the coding sequence ATGGCATATTTTTCCCCCAGGCCCACTGTCACCAAGCCGCCCAAGGCTTCGGTCGCCTTCAATGCGCTGAAGCGCGACATCATGCTGGGGAACCTCGCAGCCGGAACCGGTCTGACGGAGCTTGAACTCGCCGCGTACTTTCAATGCAGCCAGGGGACCGTGCGCGAAGCGCTTCTGCAGCTTCAGGAGGAGGGCCTCGTTCGGCGCCAAGGTCATCGCGGGACCCAGGTTTCCGAATGCACAGCGGATGAGGCGGTGGAGATGTTCCGCTTGCGCACCCACATCGAGTGCAGCGGTCTTCCTCGGACCATGCGGTCGCCCGGCAAGGCGTTGATCGCAGATTTGAACGCTATGCTCGACGATATGGTGGCCGCGGCCGAGAGCGACGATGAACTTCATCTCGCGGCAATCGACCGGGATTTCCATCGGCGCATTCTCGAAGCCGCCGATCTTCCGGCCCTCGATCCGATCTTGCACCGGTGCCTCGTTCACAACCACCGCTTCAAGATTTCGAGGAGCCGCTCGGCACGCGACCTTCGCGCGACGGCGTTGCGCCACCGCAGCATCATAGACGCCATAGAAAGCGGTGACATTGCCAATGCCACCGCTGTCATGCGCCATCATATCGCGACGATCGTCGACCTAGGTCCCGATGTTTTTCCGGATGCGAACCAGTGA